TCGGAACTGTATTCGGGCGATGTCCTCAAAGGGATCATCCCCAAGGTCGTTTCGGGCTGGGCCGGAGGCTGCGACAGGATCGACGTGATTTTGGATGAGAAGGAGCTCGCGGGGCTTACGGCCTGGAGCAAACAGGCCCTTTCCGAAGAGATCAAAAAAGGGGTTTCCGTCAAGGCCGGAAAGAATATCGGCGCGGGATTCCGGATCGGAGAAAAGGACGGCTCGGCCTATTATGATTTTTCCGCCGAAGCGGTGGCCGAGGCCCTTTCGGAATATCTGAACCCCGTATTGGCCGAAATCATGAAAAAGTCGGCCGGGGAGGTTTAGTTGGCCTATTATTTTCTCGTGGCGCAACTCCCTTATTTGTCGGCCCAGGCGCAAAAGCCCCCGATGACGGCGGAAGCCTTCCGGGCAATGTGCGCGGAGCATCTGACGGCAAGGGAGCTCGCGGAATTGGATAAACTCGATCCGGGCTACCGCTTTGGGGAAGAAAAAGCGGGCGATCAAGGCTCGGGCTTTTTCGCGGCCTGGCAGAAACGGGAGGCCGATCTCGAGTATGCCATGGCGAAACTCCGGGCGGCAAAGCTCAAACGGGACATGCCGGGGGAAGCGAGGGCCGTGCCGCATGAAATCGAGAACGAGGCCAGGACCGCCTTTGCCATGGAAAATCCCCTTGAGGCCGAACTCTATCTGGACAAAGGCCGCTGGGAATTCGCCGAAGCCCTGGCGGGGCTCGATTATTTCGGGGTGAATGTGCTCTACGCCTACCGGATCAAGCTGCTCCTTCTGGAAAGGAGACAGGCTTTCCAGGCCGGGGAGGGCTTGACGGAATACGAAGCGTTGTATGAAAAAATCTTGAAGATGGCGCCCGGCAGGGCCGCCGCGGGAGATATGACATGACAGGAACGAAAGGATTAGTCGCCGCAGTCAACGGAAATATGGTCAACGTCAGCTTTGACGGACAGGTGTCCCTCAACGAGGTGGCCTATATCAAACTGGGCGAAAAAAAGCTGAAGAGTGAAGTCATCCGGATCCGGGGCGACGTCTGCTCGCTGCAGGTATTCGAATCGACGAGAGGCATCAAAATCGGAGAGGAAGTGGAATTCGCGGGGGACATGCTGGCCATCGAGCTGGGACCCGGTCTTTTGGGGCAGGTCTTTGACGGCCTCCAGAACCCGCTGCCGGAGCTCGTGGAAAAAACCGGCTATTTTCTCGAAAGGGGCGTGTATCTGGAACCGCTCCCGGTCGAAAAAGAATGGCCCTTTACGCCCCTTGTGGGGACGGGCGACGCCGTATTGCGCGGGGAAGCCATAGGGACCGTTCCCGAAGGGATTCATACCCACAAAATCATGGTTCCCTTCCATATGTACAAAAAATATACGGTCAAAAGCATCAAACCGGCGGGCATGTACAAGGTCCATGACGTGATTGCCGAAGTTGAGGACGAGGCGGGCGAGGTCTATCCGCTCAAAATGAGCTTCAACTGGCCGGTAAAAAGGGCCGTGGACTGCTTTGAGGAGCGCTTTAAGCCCACGGAGCCGCTGGATACCCAAATGCGGATTATCGACACGTTCTTTCCCGTGGCGAGAGGCGGGACCTATTGTATCCCGGGCCCCTTCGGCGCGGGGAAAACGGTACTGCAGCACGCCACGAGCCGAAACGCCGACGTGGATATTGTTATTATCGCGGCCTGCGGCGAGCGCGCGGGGGAAGTCGTGGAGGTCCTCAAGGAATTTCCCGAGCTCATCGACCCCAAGACGAACCGCTCGCTGATGGAAAGGACCGTTATCATCTGCAACACCTCCTCAATGCCGGTTGCGGCCAGAGAGGCCTCCCTTTATACGTCGGTCACGATCGCCGAATACTACCGGCAGATGGGCTTAAACGTCCTTCTACTGGCCGATTCCACGTCCCGCTGGGCCCAGGCCCTGCGCGAGATGTCGGGCCGTCTCGAAGAGATCCCCGGCGAGGAAGCCTTCCCGGCCTATCTCGAATCGACGATCGCCAATTTCTATGAAAGAGCGGGAGTCGTGCGGCTCAAAGACGGATCTTACGGGTCCGTTACGATCGGGGGCACCGTATCCCCCGCGGGCGGCAATTTTGAAGAACCCGTAACCCAGGCGACGCTTAAAGTCGTCGGGGCCTTTCACGGGCTTTCGAGAGAGCGCAGCGACGCGAGAAAATACCCCTCGATCCATCCGATCGACTCCTGGTCCAAATACAAGGGCAAGATCCCCGAGGAAAAGGTCAATTACGCCAGACATTTCCTGATCCGGGGCATGGAAGTGGAGCAGATGATGAAGGTCGTGGGCGAGGAAGGGACGTCCCTTGACGATTATATCATCTACCAGAAGGGAGAATTCCTCGATTCCGTATATTTGCAGCAAAATTCCTTCGACCCCGTCGACAAGGCCGTAAGCCCCGAGCGTCAGGCGCAAGTTTTCGGGATACTTTTGCAAATCCTGGCGGCAAAGCTCAAATTCGCCGGGAAAGACGAGGCCCGGAGCTGGTTCGCCCACCTGCGGCAGCGCTTCATCGACTACAATTACGCCGAGTACAAGAGCGACAAATTCGAAAGTCTCGAAAAGGAAATCAAAGAAACCCTTGAAAAAACCAGCGCGGGCGTAGAAGCCGCCGCTGAGAAAATTCTGGCTTAGGAGGTGAGGCGACATGAAAAAAATCTATAGCAAAATCGAATCCATCGTAGGAAACGTCATCACGGTCCGGGCCGACGGGATCAGCTACGGCGATCTGGCCATGGTCGAATCGGCCTTCGGCGTATCCCTTGCGGAAGTGAACCGCCTCGACGGCG
The Fusobacteriaceae bacterium DNA segment above includes these coding regions:
- a CDS encoding DUF2764 domain-containing protein; amino-acid sequence: MAYYFLVAQLPYLSAQAQKPPMTAEAFRAMCAEHLTARELAELDKLDPGYRFGEEKAGDQGSGFFAAWQKREADLEYAMAKLRAAKLKRDMPGEARAVPHEIENEARTAFAMENPLEAELYLDKGRWEFAEALAGLDYFGVNVLYAYRIKLLLLERRQAFQAGEGLTEYEALYEKILKMAPGRAAAGDMT
- a CDS encoding V-type ATP synthase subunit A yields the protein MTGTKGLVAAVNGNMVNVSFDGQVSLNEVAYIKLGEKKLKSEVIRIRGDVCSLQVFESTRGIKIGEEVEFAGDMLAIELGPGLLGQVFDGLQNPLPELVEKTGYFLERGVYLEPLPVEKEWPFTPLVGTGDAVLRGEAIGTVPEGIHTHKIMVPFHMYKKYTVKSIKPAGMYKVHDVIAEVEDEAGEVYPLKMSFNWPVKRAVDCFEERFKPTEPLDTQMRIIDTFFPVARGGTYCIPGPFGAGKTVLQHATSRNADVDIVIIAACGERAGEVVEVLKEFPELIDPKTNRSLMERTVIICNTSSMPVAAREASLYTSVTIAEYYRQMGLNVLLLADSTSRWAQALREMSGRLEEIPGEEAFPAYLESTIANFYERAGVVRLKDGSYGSVTIGGTVSPAGGNFEEPVTQATLKVVGAFHGLSRERSDARKYPSIHPIDSWSKYKGKIPEEKVNYARHFLIRGMEVEQMMKVVGEEGTSLDDYIIYQKGEFLDSVYLQQNSFDPVDKAVSPERQAQVFGILLQILAAKLKFAGKDEARSWFAHLRQRFIDYNYAEYKSDKFESLEKEIKETLEKTSAGVEAAAEKILA